One Misgurnus anguillicaudatus chromosome 19, ASM2758022v2, whole genome shotgun sequence genomic region harbors:
- the b9d1 gene encoding B9 domain-containing protein 1, translating to MTSNNPSVFLLMVNGQIETANFPEYDDLYCKYCFVYGHDWAPTSGLEEGISQITSKGSGSENLVWNFPLDITFKSTNPFGWPQIVVSVYGPDTFGNDVVRGYGAVHIPFTPGKHTKTIPMFVPESTSRLQKFTSWLMGRRPEFTDPKVVAQGEGREVTRVRSQGFVTLRFNIVTKDMKKLGYDTTPEHTPAAGLTRTEQMYGT from the exons ATGACCTCAAACAATCCATCAGTTTTTCTTCTCATGGTTAACGGACAAATCGAAACAGCTAAT TTTCCAGAATATGATGACCTGTATTGCAAGTATTGTTTTGTGTATGGACACGATTGGGCGCCTACGTCA gGGTTAGAAGAAGGAATATCTCAAATAACATCAAAGGGAAGTGGATCTGAGAATCTGGTGTGGAATTTCCCATTggacatcacgtttaaaagcacCAATCCATTTGGCT GGCCTCAAATTGTAGTTAGTGTGTATGGCCCAGATACATTTGGGAATGACGTAGTCCGGGGATATGGGGCTGTGCACATCCCCTTTACTCCTGGAAA ACACACCAAAACCATTCCCATGTTTGTTCCCGAGTCCACATCAAGACTGCAGAAGTTCACGAG CTGGCTGATGGGAAGGCGTCCAGAGTTCACAGATCCCAAGGTTGTCGCCCAGGGAGAAGGAAGAGAAG TTACAAGGGTGCGCTCGCAAGGTTTCGTGACGCTGCGGTTCAACATTGTTACCAAGGACATGAAAAAGCTGGGTTATGACACTACTCCAGAGCATACACCTGCTGCAGGACTGACACGAACAGAGCAGATGTATGGAACGTAA